One window of Dermacentor albipictus isolate Rhodes 1998 colony chromosome 9, USDA_Dalb.pri_finalv2, whole genome shotgun sequence genomic DNA carries:
- the LOC139049580 gene encoding transcription factor TFIIIB component B'' homolog has translation MSTRRSRIQIKPNLGRKSDGPAASGPRKPAPPAPAAAPPPPSTTLGSGDSVAVTQTIAASAGPAPAPHEPSAADQPDVASVPEQPATVPAEEPSTPTAAPAEPPCAAVAVAESPVDPPDPPPAEPAVTTSPPKRPAPVVTASESPQKVARPSEAPEPSTPQQPVSTPNTPSEPRTRKAEKQVRRRSRRTSARKPPTDRSAMTMQDLIYYNPPGNPMPEKASKTLSRDKAAPETGSVADVEEQEAVDDVAEQEEDDSAEVGPRVRLGPNGEITLDEESLVIRRQVAQPSTRAIVYETGGETNYASFRKNAKGRRTWTPAQTARFYRALSVCGTDFTLMATFFPKRTRQDLKNKFKREERRNRELVDRTINDPTQFDPEGLEEDTDEPDEPEPVPKRGRGRKRKTPPTEDVTVQEEVVEEEVVHEEIIIQDEPEPDKTAEETSGHATGTAESAVTVGPLVPGSAAVGTTPPLRLQAGQLVFYASRTQEQVVHVFVVAPPQGGASSELAARLSSPPLPRVATAPPSAAS, from the exons ATGTCGACGAGGCGCTCCCGGATCCAGATCAAACCCAACTTGGGGCGCAAGAGCGACGGCCCTGCGGCGTCGGGACCGCGGAAGCCGGCACCGCCAGCCCCAGCGGCGGCTCCTCCACCGCCTTCGACGACGTTGGGTTCCGGTGACAGCGTCGCCGTCACCCAAACGATCGCTGCCTCGGCAGGACCGGCACCTGCACCGCATGAGCCTAGCGCTGCGGACCAACCCGACGTTGCGAGCGTGCCAGAACAGCCGGCCACGGTGCCGGCCGAAGAGCCCTCGACCCCAACCGCGGCTCCCGCAGAGCCGCCTTGCGCTGCGGTCGCCGTCGCGGAGTCTCCAGTGGACCCTCCGGACCCACCGCCGGCAGAGCCCGCCGTGACCACATCGCCGCCCAAGCGGCCAGCGCCCGTCGTTACCGCTTCGGAGTCTCCCCAAAA GGTAGCCAGACCATCTGAAGCACCAGAGCCATCAACCCCTCAGCAGCCGGTGTCCACCCCTAACACGCCATCGGAGCCGCGGACTCGCAAGGCAGAAAAGCAG GTGCGGCGGCGCAGCAGGCGTACAAGTGCTCGCAAGCCACCCACGGACCGCAGCGCCATGACCATGCAGGACCTCATCTACTACAATCCGCCCGGGAACCCCATGCC TGAGAAGGCATCCAAAACGTTGAGCAGGGATAAGGCTGCTCCGGAGACCGGGTCAGTCGCCGATGTGGAGGAACAGGAGGCTGTCGACGATGTGGCCGAGCAGGAGGAGGACGACTCCGCGGAGGTGGGACCCCGGGTCCGTCTTGGTCCCAACGGCGAGATCACGCTGGACGAGGAGAGTCTGGTGATCCGCCGGCAGGTGGCACAGCCCTCGACACGCGCCATTGTCTACGAGACGGGTGGCGAGACCAACTACGCGTCGTTCCGCAAGAATGCCAAGGGGCGGCGCACGTGGACGCCGGCGCAGACGGCGCGCTTCTACCGGGCACTCAGCGTCTGCGGCACTGACTTTACGCTTATGGCCACTTTTTTTCCCAAGCGCACCCGCCAGGACCTCAAG AACAAGTTCAAGCGTGAGGAACGCCGCAACCGGGAGCTTGTGGACCGCACAATCA ATGACCCCACCCAGTTTGACCCTGAGGGACTGGAGGAAGATACCGACGAGCCCGATGAACCGGAGCCCGTGCCTAAGCGTGGAAGGGGCCGCAAGCGCAAAACCCCACCCACGGAAGACGTCACCGTTCAAGAGGAAGTGGTCGAAGAGGAGGTGGTGCACGAGGAGATCATCATCCAGGACGAGCCGGAACCAGACAAGACCGCAGAGGAGACGTCGGGGCACGCCACAGGGACGGCCGAGTCTGCAGTGACAGTGGGACCACTTGTGCCGGGAAGCGCAGCGGTCGGGACGACGCCACCGCTCAGGCTGCAGGCTGGGCAGCTGGTGTTCTACGCCAGCCGGACACAGGAGCAGGTGGTGCATGTGTTTGTGGTGGCACCGCCGCAGGGCGGTGCGAGCAGCGAACTGGCTGCACGCCTCAGCAGTCCACCCTTGCCGCGCGTTGCGACAGCCCCGCCCTCCGCGGCCTCCTAG